The segment CGCTGTATCCTGGCTGTAGATTTTCTTGTACATAAGAGTCATTGCCGACGAGTAAGGCAATTCGGTTTTGGGAGACTTGTTTATGCAATCCAGCTTGCTGAGCGCCTGCTTGCGATGTGGTGATCATAATTATCAATATAATCGATATAGTACTTATTATGTGTCCGATTTTATTTATGATCATTTAACTGCACCTAGTCAGTGGTCACGCCAGAAAAAAAGGTGTCCATTTGCGAATTCCAGGATAATTCGCGTTCTAGTTCGAAAAGCAGTTCTTGATCGATTGCGCCGCGGGTGGCGTCGGGCATATCGTTTTCAATGGCTCCGCGAATCGATGCAGATCGCCGGGCTATTGCACTACTGTAAGACCATGCGTCGGGTGAGTGCATAGAGCCAGAATTCAGAAGTGCACTGTTGTTCGATTTAATTACACCGCAATCGCGCTGCTGAATGGCAGAAGATGGTGGGCAGTATGGGTTGAAGAACGCGTTTCTGAAACCGAAACCGGCGTCTGGCCGATTTTTGCCTTGTGCGGAAAAATACCGGAACCCCACTACGTCGGCAGAATAAACCTCAGTTGGTTGGAGGTTTTTTCCAATAAACGAAATGAATACCACCGCATGCCCGCTCCTGTTGATCCTATTAAAATTTATGAAATCGCCTGGCTTGAGACTGGAGAACTGTTTTTTTTTTGCCAAGTCCAAATTCTTGAAGCGCATGCGCGGTGCCCCGTGAGCCGGTGCCGGCGTACATAAAAATATTCGCTCTTAGTGAGTTCAATGTGCCTCTGTTCCATGTCGACGCCGGTAATTTTTGAAACATAGAGAAATCGGAATTTCGCTCGGCCCATATTTTAATCGCGTATATTATTACTTCGGCGACAGCCGCTACACACATTGTCTGTGGCGGCGAGGTTGCTTTTATGAAGTATTCGGAACCATATTCAATTTTATGGGAAAAAGCTTTATTTATATCGTACCCTCCACGCGCGTGGTTTTTCTCTAAGTGATCAACCGCAGCTAGGATGTACTCGTTAAAGGTGGCCGCCTTTGCGGGTATCGTACAAAAAAATGCTAACAGGGTAAGCGCTACCGCATGGTATGAAGCACGCATGAATTTTCCCCTTCTATGCGTGTTGCGCCATCAAACAGACCGCGAACAGGCAATTTTGTGCTTTTAGCAGATTTGTGCGTGTTCGTGCTACAGGGATATACCTTCTGTGACGTACTACCGTTCTCGCGGAGCCAGCCGCTGACCGGCAGCCAATCGTCCCATTCGTCGCCGATAGAAACATCTTAGTGGAAGCGGTTGGGCCACTTCAACATCTCGGCACCTATCCCGTCCTGGCTTTTGCGTTCCCTTCAGCAGCAGTGCTGGTTGAACGGCTGGAGCGACGAACAGAGGTGGTCAAATGGTCACCTCTTCTCTGCCGATGCGGAAGCGGCGGTTGTATTGAGCGGTAGGGCGCGGTTGGTCGGGTTGGCTGGACTTTTTTGCCCTACCGGCCGTGTATAGCGGCCGCGGCCGGGCGCTAGAGGCGGTACAGCATCCGGTAAGATTTGGTTCGCGGAAGAGAGTATATTTTTTTGGCTGCCTCTCGCTTGGCATTGTCCCTCCCAATTGCCTCCGCCCCCCGCTCCCCCTAGTCTCCCGGCCCAATGCGAACTCCCGCGTATGAGGAAGGTGAGACCATGCCGTTCAATCCCAGGAAGCCCGACCTGAAGGTCGGTGTCGTCGGTTCCGGTGCCATGGGCCGGGGCATCGTGCAGGTGACGGTCGAGGGGGGCATGGTCTGCAAGGTGTTCGACGCCGCCCCCGGGGCGGCGGCGAAGGCGAAGGAGTTCATTTCCGGCATGCTGGGCCGCGCCGCCGAGAAGGGGCGCATGACGCAGGAGGCGATGCAGGCCGCCGTCGCCAACGTCCAGGTGGTCGACACGATCGAGGACCTGGCCGACTGCGACGTGGTGGTCGAGGCGATCGTCGAGAAGCTGGACGTCAAGAAGAAGGTCTTCGCCCAGCTCGACGCGCTGTGCGGGCCCGACACCATCCTGGCCAGCAACACCTCGTCGCTCTCGGTCACCGAGATCGCGGCGGCGTGCCAGAACAAGGGCCGCGTCGCCGGCCTGCACTATTTCAACCCGGTGCCGCTGATGAAGCTGGTCGAGGTCATCGACGCGGTCGCGACCGAACAATGGGTCGGCGACGCGCTGATGGTGCTGGGCGAGCGCCAGGGGCGGGTGCCGGTGCGCTGCGGCGACACGCCGGGCTTCATCGTCAACCATTGCGGCCGCGGCTTCGGCGAGGCGATGCGCATCCTCAGCGAGGGCGTCGCCAAGCCGGAGGACATCGACCGCGTCATGCGTGACGTCGGCCAGTTCCGCATGGGGCCGTTCCAGCTCTCCGACCTCACCGGCATGGACGTGAACTTCCCGGCCGGCTTCGCGATCTACGAGCAGTATTTCCAGGAGCCGCGCTTTCGCCCGGCGGTGCCGCACAAGCAGCGCCTGGACGCCGGACTGCTCGGCCGCAAGACGGGTGCCGGCTGGTACACCTACACGGAAGGCCAGAAGTGGCACGAGCCGGAGGAGGCGCCGGCGCCCTCGACGCGCCCCGGCCGCGTCTGGGTGAGTGCCGCCGAGCCGCAAGGCCACCGCGCCCTGATCGAGCTGTTCGGCAAGCTGGGCGCCGACATCGACAGCGGTGCGCAGCCGGGCACCGGCTCGCTCTGCTTCGTGACGCCGGTCGGCCAGGACTGCACCACGGCGGCGGTGGAGCAGGGGCTCGACCCGCGGCGCACGGTGGCGGTCGACACGGTGTTCCCGCTCGACGTGCGACGCACGCTGATGTCGAACCCGCTGACCGACAAGGAAGCCCTGGAGGCGGCGCACGGCCTCCTCGGCAGCGACGGCGTGCCGGTCACGGTGATCAAGGATTCGCCCGGCTTCATCGCCCAGCGCATCATCGGCCACATCGTCAACATCGGCTGCGACGCCGCCCAGCAGCGCGTGGCGGCCCCGGCCGACATCGATACGGCGGTGACCCTCGGCCTCAACTATCCCTACGGCCCGCTGGCCTATGGCGACCGCGTCGGCGGCGCCACGGTGCTCCGCATCCTGCGCACCATGTGCGACTACACGGCCGACATGCGCTACCGCCCCAGCCTCTGGCTCGCCCGCCGCGCCGCGCTCGGCGTGTCGCTGCTGACCGAGGATTGAGGTCGGCCGCTCCGTGATGCCGCTCCGCCTCCTCGGGGGCGGGTGGCGTTTCCCGGACAATTCCAGGCCGCAAAGCCGCCGCTCGTTTCGCTACGGGCGGCGGCTTTCTGCGAGGCGATGCGTTCGCCGCAATCCGCCCGGCGAAATCCGCCCGGCGGAATCCGCCCGGTGAAATCCGCTTGTCACCGGCGGGCGATAGGGTATCGTTCGTCGGGTGTGGAACATAAGGAGAACATCATGATCGGTTACGTCACGCTGGGCACGAACGACCTGCCGCGGGCGGCGGCGTTCTACGATGCGTTGTGCGCCGAGTTCGGGGTGGGGCGGTTCATGGAGACCGAGCAGTTCATCGCCTGGGGCAAGGCCGACGGCGGCTGCGGGATCGGCCTGACCAAGCCGTTCGACGGCAAGCCGGCGACCGTCGGCAACGGCGTCATGGCGGCCTTCCAGGCGGACAGCCCGGCGATGGTCGACCGGGTTTACAAGAAGGCTCTCGAACTGGGGGCGACGGACGAGGGCGCTGCCGGGCCGCGCGGCGACGGCGGCTTCTATGCCGGCTATTTCCGCGATCCGGACGGCAACAAGCTCAACGTCTTCTGCATGAGCTGAGGCGGCAGCGCCGAAGCCCGGAAGATGGGTGGCGGCGGCGGCCCGTCAGTTCGGCTTCGATGCGCCGCCGCCCTGGCCGTTCTTGTCGTCGCTGCTGAACATGAACTTGCCGATCAGCTGCTCGAGGCTCACGGCCGACTGGGTGAAGCGGATGCGTCCGCCGGCGTCGAGCATGCGGTCCGAGCCGCCCGGCACCAGGGCGATGTAGCGGCTGCCGAGCAGGCCGGCGCTGGCGATTTCGGCCGAGCTGTCCTCGGGCAGCTTGATGCGCGGGTCGACCTCCATGGTGACTACGGCGAGGTAGGTGGCCGGATCGAGATCCTGGCCGGTGACGGTGCCGATCTTGATGCCCGACATGCGCACGTCGGTCCCCAGCTCGATGCCGTCGATTCGGTCGAACTGCGCCGTTACCGTATAGCCGCCGATGTCGCGCACGCCGGAGCGCGTATAGGAGAAATAGAGGAACCAGGCGGCGACGACGAGAACGAGCGCGCCGATCACCGTCTCGAAGATGTTGCGGCGCATGTCACTTCCTTGGGGGCACCGGTGTCAGGTCGTCGGGCAGCATGGGCGAAACGGCGGTCAGCCGGGCGTCCAGGGTTCGTAGTCGCCGGTCGCGCGGGCCCGCTTGCCGCCGCTGTATTCGTGGCCGGCGGGGCGATAGGCGAGGGCGGTACCCGTCATGTTCGCCTGATGCGGCTTCTGCCACGGCCGGCGCGGACGGTCCGCCTTCGGCACCTCGTCGCTGGTGTAGTGCAGCCAGGCGTGCCATTCGGCCGGCACGCGCGACGCCTCGACCTCGCCGTCGTAGACGACCCAGCGGCGTCGGCGCCAGCTGCGATACTGCTTGCCCCGCTCCGTATAGTAGCGGTTGCCGAATTCGTCCGTGCCGACATGCTCACCCTTCCACCAGGTGAGCAGCCGGGTGCCGATCGATGCCATCGACTGGTGCCTTCATGCCTTCGCGAAAAGCGGGCCGGACTATCGCAAACCCCTCCCGCCGCGTCCAGCCTGCTCGCCGTCGCACCCCGCGCTGGGGGTGCGGACCCTGGCGCGGAGGACGTATGCGGGGGCGACGCACAGGCCTGTCCCCGGCTTATCCACCGCCGCGGGCGGCGGATTCGCTGCATCCGTGCATCCTTATCCACGCTACGGGCGACGCTAGCCCTGGCGGGACGGTGATCCGGAAAACACAAAATCTGGTAACGCAAGGCTTGATCGACCCGGCGAATGGGAGCACCATTCGCACATCTGGAGACGGCCTGGGGCCGCCCCACCAGATCTAGATTCACCGAGATACAGAGACAGGAGCCACGGCATGCGGATCGACCGCCGCTTCACGCGTGAGGGACAGGACGCCTATGAAGGCATCGCGTTCCGCACCGCAGCCAGCGAGATCCGCAACCCGGACGGTTCGACGGTGTTCAAGGCCGAGGCGATCGAGGTGCCGGCCTCGTGGAGCCAGGTCGCCTGCGACGTGCTGGCCCAGAAGTATTTCCGCAAGGCCGGCCTGCCGGCGAAGCTGAAGCGCGCCGCCGAGAAGGGCGTGCCGAAGTGGCTGCAGCGCCATGTGCCGGACGAGGCGGCGCTGGCCCGTCTGCCCGAATCGGACCGCGAGGTCGGCGAGACGAGCGCCAAGCAGGTGTTCGACCGGCTGGCCGGCACCTGGACCTATTGGGGCTGGAAGGGCGGCTATTTCGACGCCGAGTCGGACGCGCGCGCCTTCTTCGACGAGCACCGCTACATGCTGGCCGCGCAGATGGCGGCACCCAACTCGCCGCAATGGTTCAACACCGGCCTGCACTGGGCCTACGGCATCGACGGCCCGAGCCAGGGCCACTACTACGTCGACTACAGGACCGGCGAGCTGACCAAGTCGGCCAGCGCCTACGAGCACCCGCAGCCGCACGCCTGCTTCATCCAGTCCGTCGCCGACGACCTGGTGAACGACGGCGGCATCATGGACCTGTGGGTCCGCGAGGCGCGGCTGTTCAAGTACGGCTCCGGCACCGGCTCCAACTTCTCCAAGCTGCGCGGCGAGGGCGAGCGCCTGTCGGGCGGCGGCAAGTCGTCCGGCCTGATGAGCTTCCTGAAGATCGGCGACCGCGCGGCGGGCGCCATCAAGTCGGGCGGCACGACCCGGCGCGCCGCCAAGATGGTGACGGTGGACGTCGACCATCCGGACATCGAGGCCTACATCGACTGGAAGGTGAAGGAGGAGCAGAAGGTCGCCGCCCTCGTCACCGGCTCCAAGACGATTCGCAAGCACCTCGCCGCGATCATGGCGGCCTGCAGCGCCGCTGAAGCGCCGGCCGGCGACGACCGGTTCGACCCGAAGGCGAATCCCGTCCTGAAGGAGGCGGTGCGCGCGGCGCAGAAGGCGTCCGTCCCGGCGAATTTCGTCCAGCGCGTCATCCAGTTCGCGCGCCAGGGCTACACCGAGATGACCTTCGACGCCTACGACACCGACTGGGATTCCGAGGCCTATCTGACCGTCTCGGGCCAGAACTCCAAC is part of the Constrictibacter sp. MBR-5 genome and harbors:
- the mlaD gene encoding outer membrane lipid asymmetry maintenance protein MlaD is translated as MRRNIFETVIGALVLVVAAWFLYFSYTRSGVRDIGGYTVTAQFDRIDGIELGTDVRMSGIKIGTVTGQDLDPATYLAVVTMEVDPRIKLPEDSSAEIASAGLLGSRYIALVPGGSDRMLDAGGRIRFTQSAVSLEQLIGKFMFSSDDKNGQGGGASKPN
- a CDS encoding 3-hydroxyacyl-CoA dehydrogenase — protein: MPFNPRKPDLKVGVVGSGAMGRGIVQVTVEGGMVCKVFDAAPGAAAKAKEFISGMLGRAAEKGRMTQEAMQAAVANVQVVDTIEDLADCDVVVEAIVEKLDVKKKVFAQLDALCGPDTILASNTSSLSVTEIAAACQNKGRVAGLHYFNPVPLMKLVEVIDAVATEQWVGDALMVLGERQGRVPVRCGDTPGFIVNHCGRGFGEAMRILSEGVAKPEDIDRVMRDVGQFRMGPFQLSDLTGMDVNFPAGFAIYEQYFQEPRFRPAVPHKQRLDAGLLGRKTGAGWYTYTEGQKWHEPEEAPAPSTRPGRVWVSAAEPQGHRALIELFGKLGADIDSGAQPGTGSLCFVTPVGQDCTTAAVEQGLDPRRTVAVDTVFPLDVRRTLMSNPLTDKEALEAAHGLLGSDGVPVTVIKDSPGFIAQRIIGHIVNIGCDAAQQRVAAPADIDTAVTLGLNYPYGPLAYGDRVGGATVLRILRTMCDYTADMRYRPSLWLARRAALGVSLLTED
- a CDS encoding NADH:ubiquinone oxidoreductase subunit NDUFA12; this encodes MASIGTRLLTWWKGEHVGTDEFGNRYYTERGKQYRSWRRRRWVVYDGEVEASRVPAEWHAWLHYTSDEVPKADRPRRPWQKPHQANMTGTALAYRPAGHEYSGGKRARATGDYEPWTPG
- a CDS encoding VOC family protein, whose translation is MIGYVTLGTNDLPRAAAFYDALCAEFGVGRFMETEQFIAWGKADGGCGIGLTKPFDGKPATVGNGVMAAFQADSPAMVDRVYKKALELGATDEGAAGPRGDGGFYAGYFRDPDGNKLNVFCMS